In Archangium violaceum, the following are encoded in one genomic region:
- a CDS encoding TetR/AcrR family transcriptional regulator: MSTGRAQQKEETRLRVLKAARRHFEEHGFDEANLRAIAAEANVSAATVIVHFKDKKELLHAALFDDLEETIERALRELPEAELETQLHAITESFFGYYQAHPKLSRTLLKESLFAEPPWAQRFSGQVTKVHARIAGLYQAAAAKAGVDSAAEAPLFAVAYLSFYYFALIAWAQGANDAPVRMVDGLVAQHLRGLLPRTPDRRTRR; encoded by the coding sequence ATGTCCACCGGCCGTGCCCAGCAGAAGGAAGAGACCCGGCTCCGGGTGCTGAAGGCCGCGCGCCGGCACTTCGAGGAGCACGGCTTCGACGAGGCCAACCTGCGGGCCATCGCGGCGGAAGCGAACGTGTCGGCGGCGACGGTCATCGTCCACTTCAAGGACAAGAAGGAGCTGCTGCACGCCGCCCTCTTCGATGACCTGGAGGAGACGATCGAGCGGGCGCTGCGCGAGCTGCCCGAGGCGGAGCTCGAGACGCAGCTGCACGCCATCACCGAGTCGTTCTTCGGCTACTACCAGGCGCACCCGAAGCTCTCGCGGACGCTCCTGAAGGAATCGCTGTTCGCCGAGCCTCCCTGGGCACAGCGCTTCTCCGGACAGGTGACGAAGGTCCACGCGCGTATCGCCGGGCTCTACCAGGCCGCCGCCGCGAAGGCCGGAGTCGACTCGGCCGCCGAGGCCCCGCTCTTCGCCGTGGCCTACCTGTCCTTCTACTACTTCGCGCTCATCGCCTGGGCCCAGGGCGCGAACGACGCACCGGTGCGGATGGTCGACGGTCTCGTCGCCCAGCACCTGCGCGGCCTGCTGCCACGAACCCCTGACCGGAGGACCCGCCGATGA
- a CDS encoding alpha/beta fold hydrolase — MKSLVKTPAARTALEGWYQTFRAKLPTKTTERRVATRFGETHVLVGGPEDGPPVVILHGALASSAHVLSELAPLLSTFRVHAVDIIGQSVKSAEVRPSVSDNSYGIWLAEVMEGLALPKAHVIAVSYGGFVALRLAAHAPERIDRLVLLVPAGMVSGPPLDGFFKLGLPMLLYRAFPSEKRLARSVQHLLTTVGDDWTRYLGEAFRGIDLDMRIPPLAKPEELANLTAPTLVIGADKDLSFPGRKLLDRAAKVLPNLKDTELIANCLHCPPTTDEFRAWLSGRISRFLLDAQWSQ, encoded by the coding sequence ATGAAATCGCTCGTGAAGACCCCCGCCGCCCGCACCGCCCTCGAGGGCTGGTACCAGACCTTCCGCGCCAAGCTCCCCACGAAGACCACCGAGCGCCGCGTGGCCACGCGCTTCGGCGAGACCCACGTCCTCGTCGGCGGCCCGGAGGATGGCCCCCCGGTCGTCATCCTGCACGGCGCGCTGGCCTCGTCCGCCCACGTGCTCTCCGAGCTCGCGCCCCTGCTGTCGACCTTCCGCGTCCACGCGGTCGACATCATCGGCCAGTCGGTGAAGAGCGCCGAGGTGCGGCCCTCGGTGAGCGACAACTCGTACGGAATCTGGCTCGCCGAGGTCATGGAGGGCCTCGCGCTTCCGAAGGCCCACGTCATCGCGGTGAGCTACGGCGGCTTCGTCGCGCTGCGGCTCGCGGCCCATGCGCCGGAGCGGATCGACCGGCTGGTGTTGCTCGTCCCGGCGGGCATGGTCAGCGGTCCGCCGCTCGATGGCTTCTTCAAGCTCGGCCTGCCGATGCTCCTGTATCGCGCGTTCCCGAGCGAGAAGCGGCTCGCGCGGTCCGTTCAGCACCTGCTGACGACGGTCGGCGACGACTGGACACGCTACCTGGGCGAGGCCTTCCGCGGCATCGACCTCGACATGCGCATCCCGCCCCTCGCGAAGCCCGAGGAGCTCGCGAACCTGACCGCGCCGACGCTCGTCATCGGGGCCGACAAGGACCTCAGCTTTCCGGGGCGCAAGCTGCTCGACCGGGCGGCGAAGGTCCTGCCGAACCTGAAGGACACGGAGCTCATCGCCAACTGCCTGCACTGCCCGCCGACGACCGATGAGTTCCGCGCCTGGCTGTCGGGGAGGATCTCCCGGTTCCTGCTCGACGCGCAGTGGAGCCAGTGA